The sequence GATCCGGTCCCCGACGAGGTAGCGCCGGTCGGCCAGCCGGTCCGACAGCCAGTCCAGCCGCGACCACAGCCGGTCGTACGCGGCCTCGTACGCGGACTGGGTGGTGGCGAACCCGCAGCGGTAGACCCCGTTGTTCACATCGGCGAAGACGACCTCGTTGACCGCGTCGATCTCGGCCCGCAGGTCCGCCGGGTAGAGGGTCCGGCCGGTGTCCCACTCGGTGGAGAAGTCGAGCGTCAGCTGCGGGTAGTCGTTGCTGAGGATCGTGCCGGTCACCCGGTCGTACAGGGACGGGACGGTCCAGCGGCCCTGGAAGGAAGGGTCGGTGGCGAGGTAGAGCTCGGAGAGGTATGCGGCGCCGGAGACCGGGTCGCGCCCGGCCGGGTCGAGCGTGAACCGCCAACCCTTCTCGTCCCGAAGCGGGTCGACGACCCCGAGCGAGATCTGGTCGGTCAGCCCCAGCAGCGAACGGGCGATGATCGCCCGGTGCGCCCACGGGCAGGCCAGCGAGACGATGAGGTGGTAGCGCCCCGGCGCCGGCACGAACTCGCCGCCGCGCACGACCCGGTTCGTGAACGCGTTGGCCTGCCGGACGAACTCTCCGGACCGCCCGGTCTCCACCGTG is a genomic window of Mycobacteriales bacterium containing:
- a CDS encoding glutathione S-transferase C-terminal domain-containing protein — its product is MTTVETGRSGEFVRQANAFTNRVVRGGEFVPAPGRYHLIVSLACPWAHRAIIARSLLGLTDQISLGVVDPLRDEKGWRFTLDPAGRDPVSGAAYLSELYLATDPSFQGRWTVPSLYDRVTGTILSNDYPQLTLDFSTEWDTGRTLYPADLRAEIDAVNEVVFADVNNGVYRCGFATTQSAYEAAYDRLWSRLDWLSDRLADRRYLVGDRITEADVRLFTTLVRFDAVYHGHFKCNRQKLAELPVLWAYARDLFQTPGFGDTVDFDHIKRHYYGTHPQLNPSRIVPAGPDPATWTTPHGRS